The nucleotide window GGGCGGCGCGTAGCGGTGGCGGCCGAGCGGCCAGGGCACCGGCTCGTCGGGGCGCAGCTCGTTGGTCCAACCGCTGAGCGTGTAGCGGTTCTTGCGCTCCTTCTCATCGGGCGTGACCGGAGGAATGAGGCTGCCCACCAGCGCCGCGCCGAGGAAGTTGAGGCCGAGCCCCACGAGGCTCAGTTGGGTGGCGGAATAGCCCGCGCCGAAGAGCGCGGTGGCGACGGTGGGCGCCAGCGCGATCGCGGCGATCGAGACCACCGCAAGCAGCACCGAGCCGACACCCTCGTTGCCCGGCACGAGCCGGATCACCACCCGCACGCCCGGGTTCGGGCGCACCTGGGGCCACCACTGCGGCAGGATCATCGCCGTGCCCCGCTCAGAGACCAGCGTCACGCGCACATGCGCGCGGTCCGCCGGCGCGATCCCCGGCAGCGCCTCCGCCACAATCTGCGCAAGCGTGAGCCCCTCAGGCATCTCGATCTCCTCGCGGGCGAGGCCGGGATCGAAGAGCGGGGCTGCGAGCACCCGGGTCATGCGCGCCCCCGGAAGCGCCAGGCGCCCTCGAAGCGGGACCGCCAGCGCGGCGCGGTGATGTCGGCGAGCGCCGAGCCGGTCTCGGGGCTGTGCAGCATGAAGCGGGCATCCACGACGAGACCGATGTGGCTGCGGTAGCCGCCCCGGCGGAAGACCAGCACGTCGAAGGCCTCGGGCCGCGCCACCTGCACCCAATCCCCGCCGGTCACGGCCGAGCCGATCAGCGCCTCGATCTCCGCTTCTTCCAGTGCGCAGGCGCGCGCGGGCGCGTAGGCCGGGAGGTCGATCCCGAGCCGCTCGCGGTAGACCAGGCGCACCAGCCCCCAGCAATCGCAGCCGTCGCGCTCCCGCCCGAAGGCGACATGCGGCAGGCCGATGTAGGCGTTCGACCAGCTCATGAAACGAATCCTTGATTGGCACAGCTGCCCCGCATGCAATGCTGCAAGTTTTCAGGAGATGAGGGCTTCGAATGACCGATCAGATACCGCCACAGTTCAATGGAGAGGTACGGGCGCGGTTGTCGCCGGATGGAACCCATTCGCTCATCGACATCTGGACTGAGAACGGACCCGTCAGCTTCGCGATCGACACCCACGAGATCGTCGTCCTCCAACGGAAACTTCGTGACGTGCAGAGAGCTGCAGAGGATCGAAAAGCCATGATCAATCCACGGTCGGACGACGGACTTCACCTGGAAATGAACACGGCGACATTGGTCCATCAGATCGGCGTTTCGCCGATCCCCAACGACGATCGGATCGGAGTTCAGTTCGTCACCAGCGCCATTCCAGACAGCTATGTCCTTACCCGGGAGATCGCGCGGGATCTGATCCAGCGGCTGCGCGCGCAACTCTACGACTGACAGCGCGCTCACAGGCACAAGCTGGACCGTATTTCCAACGAAATAGAGCCGTGGTGAACTCGGTGTCGCTCGCCACTTCGGTGTAGTCCTGCAGTTCAACAGCCATTTGAACACTCCATTCATCGGTGAAGCCCCGGAAAGCGGTCTCGGGTCATGCGGTCCATGGGGGCGTATTCCTCCTCGATCGGCTGGCGGGACATGGAGATCGAAACCTCGGCGGCATCGCCCTCGGCCGAGATCATCTTGTGATGGCGGAACTCCACCTCGACCACGTCGGGGGTCGAGGCGAGCACCACCGCCATGTGCACGGTGGCGCGGGTGCGGATGGCGCGGAGCTGTGCTGCGATCTCGTTGGTGACATTCTCGAGCACGATGGTCGCGGCAGCCGGCGCGTCCTCCTGGTCGCCGGGGATCTCGGCCGAGGCGAGCACGAAGAGGTAAGGCTCGGTGGCCGGATCCGCGCCCATCCAGGCCGAGCGCGTGCCGTAGATCAGCGGGTCGGTCGAGATCCGCGTGGTGGGATCGGTCGACAGCAGGATCGGCTGCGCCAGCGAGGCATGCTCGAAGCGGAAGAGCGCCACCTCGACCTCGCCGCTCAGCTCGGCGTCGAACGCGCGCCGCGCATTGATCGAGACCCGCCTCATGGCATCACCCAGACGCTGAAGGAGACGGTGAAGCTCATGCCGCGCAGCGTCTCGCTGGGCACCTCGTCACCGAACACGCAAAGCAGGCGCGCCGACAGCAGGATCCGCTGCCCCTCCGGCGTGAGCAGATACTGCCCCTCGGGCGTAAGCAGCGGCCAGCCGTCGGTGACTGGATCGGGCATCCAGAAGGGCGTGGTGCCGAAGCCGGTGGTCTCGGCGTGGAACTTATCGAAGACCGCCTTCTCTGCCCGGCTGAGCACCAGCGAGAGCTGCAGGCCGCGCGCGACCGAGGAATAGCGCCGGCGATAGGCCGGCACCGGCGCGTCCTGGGCGCGCTTCAGCCGCGGATCGGTGGCGCTCGCCCGGTAGCTCGAGCGCAGCGGCCGGGGCAGCGCGGTGGGCCAGCTCGGCACGGTCATCGCAGCGCCCCCTTCGGGCGGACGCCGAACGCGTTGCGCATGGTGCGCCGCGCGGCGCCGCCGGGCATCGACAGCGCGCCGCCGACCATCTCCGCCAGCACGTAGCGCTCGCGCCGGCCGCCGCCGGGCAT belongs to Salipiger profundus and includes:
- a CDS encoding C40 family peptidase; translation: MSWSNAYIGLPHVAFGRERDGCDCWGLVRLVYRERLGIDLPAYAPARACALEEAEIEALIGSAVTGGDWVQVARPEAFDVLVFRRGGYRSHIGLVVDARFMLHSPETGSALADITAPRWRSRFEGAWRFRGRA